A part of Gemmatimonas groenlandica genomic DNA contains:
- a CDS encoding winged helix-turn-helix domain-containing protein, producing the protein MDKRAGSAARARREAPDDRPRDEGTPLKAIDGDALTPMALDRLIHERVRLAIVSALAVHASLTFNELKALLETSDGNVSVHARKLEDAGYITCTKGFDGRVPRTEYQLAAAGRAALERYLSHMEALIKRVGGA; encoded by the coding sequence GTGGATAAGCGTGCCGGCAGTGCTGCGCGCGCCCGTCGCGAAGCACCCGATGACCGCCCGCGCGATGAGGGAACGCCCTTGAAGGCCATCGACGGAGACGCGTTGACGCCGATGGCGCTCGATCGTCTCATCCACGAGCGTGTTCGACTGGCGATCGTGAGTGCGCTGGCCGTGCATGCATCACTGACGTTCAACGAACTCAAGGCACTGCTCGAGACATCGGATGGCAACGTGTCGGTGCATGCCCGGAAGCTCGAAGACGCTGGCTACATCACGTGCACGAAAGGCTTTGACGGGCGCGTCCCGCGCACCGAGTACCAACTCGCGGCCGCCGGTCGCGCCGCCCTCGAGCGGTATCTCTCGCATATGGAAGCGCTGATCAAGCGCGTGGGGGGCGCGTGA
- the uppS gene encoding polyprenyl diphosphate synthase, with protein sequence MTRVPQHLALIMDGNGRWATGKGRPRWMGHVRGAHTAREVVSYCAQRGVEQLTLYAFSSDNWKRPADEVGFLFDLFASHLERQLAKLLKHGIRLSVIGRRDRLPRALCDAIAAAEARTADGRRMHLRVAVDYSSRAAIHEAFAMAEGRGDALSSPNILPPVDLVLRTGGERRLSDFLLWESAYAELAFLDVNFPDLSTADLDGVFADYAKRERRYGDVPAPANAKVSA encoded by the coding sequence GTGACGCGTGTACCGCAACATCTGGCGTTGATCATGGACGGCAACGGCCGGTGGGCCACCGGCAAAGGACGCCCGCGCTGGATGGGACATGTGCGTGGCGCACACACCGCGCGCGAAGTCGTGTCGTACTGCGCGCAGCGTGGCGTGGAGCAACTCACGCTGTACGCGTTCTCCAGCGACAACTGGAAGCGTCCGGCGGACGAAGTGGGATTTCTGTTCGATCTGTTCGCATCGCATCTCGAACGTCAGTTGGCCAAGCTGCTCAAGCATGGCATCCGCCTGTCGGTGATCGGCCGACGTGACCGCTTGCCGCGCGCGCTGTGCGACGCCATTGCGGCCGCCGAAGCGCGCACGGCCGATGGACGTCGCATGCACTTGCGTGTGGCGGTGGACTACTCGAGTCGCGCGGCGATTCACGAAGCGTTCGCCATGGCCGAAGGGCGAGGCGATGCGCTGTCGAGCCCGAACATCCTGCCGCCGGTCGATCTCGTGCTGCGCACCGGCGGCGAACGCCGCTTGTCGGACTTCCTGCTGTGGGAGAGCGCGTACGCCGAACTGGCGTTTCTCGACGTGAACTTTCCCGATCTCTCGACCGCCGATCTCGATGGCGTCTTTGCCGACTACGCCAAGCGGGAACGGCGGTATGGCGACGTCCCCGCTCCGGCGAACGCGAAGGTGAGTGCCTGA
- a CDS encoding pyridoxal phosphate-dependent aminotransferase — protein MTPFTPSPLSRRQWLKSSGLVAGGAMATGSLTPSLLPALESDAVHVIDGQTTAAGFAAHEQMVAAARRADGPIRLASNENPYGMAPSARKAIEDGWKQHAWYGAPSLPNLKKVYADSVGVPVDHIMIVAGSSELLSIVCLAYGMKGDVLTAWPTYEGLPRYAESLGIRVHKVPLAADLTHDLDTMDRRLTQAVDLTFVCNPNNPTANVTDNAKLRSFVSNASRRSMVLVDEAYHDFVTDPSYSSLVDMVKKGENVIISRTGSKIHGLAGLRTAFVIARPDIIARLQPLSTSAPGVFGALGAAASLQDTAFQAMCKQRNVEGREIMKTAIAKMGRKMTDSQTNFVFFHAGMPVEQVQKAMLAKGFMIGRAFPPYTDWARISIGTPDEMRAVAAALPEIIGGAPKSLGSSER, from the coding sequence ATGACGCCGTTCACGCCATCGCCGCTCTCCCGCCGCCAGTGGCTCAAGTCGTCGGGGCTCGTGGCCGGCGGGGCCATGGCCACCGGATCCCTGACGCCCTCGCTGCTTCCGGCACTCGAAAGCGATGCCGTGCACGTGATCGATGGGCAGACGACGGCGGCCGGATTCGCGGCGCACGAGCAGATGGTGGCCGCCGCGCGTCGCGCTGACGGGCCCATCCGTCTCGCCTCTAACGAGAACCCGTACGGCATGGCGCCGAGCGCCCGCAAGGCGATCGAGGACGGCTGGAAGCAGCACGCCTGGTACGGCGCACCGTCACTGCCGAATCTGAAGAAGGTCTACGCCGATTCCGTGGGCGTACCGGTCGATCACATCATGATCGTCGCCGGCTCGAGCGAGCTGCTGAGCATCGTCTGCCTGGCCTACGGCATGAAAGGCGACGTACTCACCGCGTGGCCCACCTACGAAGGACTGCCGCGCTACGCCGAGTCGCTCGGCATCAGGGTGCACAAGGTACCGTTGGCGGCGGATCTCACGCACGACCTCGACACCATGGACCGCCGTCTCACGCAGGCGGTCGATCTCACGTTCGTGTGCAACCCGAACAATCCCACGGCCAACGTCACCGACAACGCAAAGTTGCGCAGCTTCGTGAGCAATGCGTCGCGCCGTTCGATGGTGCTGGTCGACGAAGCGTATCATGATTTCGTGACCGACCCCTCGTACTCGTCGCTCGTGGACATGGTGAAGAAGGGCGAGAACGTGATCATCTCGCGCACCGGGTCCAAGATCCACGGCCTTGCCGGACTGCGCACCGCGTTCGTGATCGCGCGCCCCGATATCATTGCGCGCCTGCAGCCACTCAGCACGAGCGCGCCCGGCGTGTTCGGTGCCCTCGGCGCGGCGGCGTCGCTGCAGGACACCGCATTTCAGGCGATGTGCAAGCAGCGCAACGTGGAAGGTCGCGAAATCATGAAGACGGCCATCGCCAAGATGGGACGCAAGATGACCGACTCGCAGACCAACTTCGTCTTCTTCCACGCCGGCATGCCGGTGGAACAGGTACAAAAGGCGATGCTCGCGAAGGGCTTCATGATCGGCCGCGCCTTTCCGCCGTACACCGACTGGGCGCGTATCTCGATCGGCACGCCCGACGAAATGCGGGCGGTGGCCGCCGCACTCCCTGAGATCATCGGCGGTGCACCGAAGTCACTGGGATCGTCGGAGCGCTAA